DNA sequence from the Nostoc commune NIES-4072 genome:
CCACGGTCTGAGGGTGGGGGAAGCTGTAGGGGCTAAGTGCGGTTTAAGATGGGATGCATTGATGTGGAAGGAACGTCAGATTTTCATCACTAGGGAAAAGGGCAGTGACTCTGGGGTGCATCCCCTGAGAGATGATGAACTGGAATTGCTCAAAGAACTCAGAGAGATGCTACCTGATAGCAAATACATTTTCGTTTCCGAGCGTGGTGAGGTGATGTCTACTGATGCGGTGCGGAAGTTAATCGGGCGGCTGGCGGCACAGGCGGGACTTGATATCAAAGTTCACTGTCACATGATGCGCCATGCTTGCGGTTACTATCTGGTGAATCAGGGTTATAACACTAGAGAAATTCAGGACTTCCTGGGACACCGCGATATTAAGCACACTGAAAAATATACCAAGCTGAACGCTCGACGCTTCCTGAATTTTGATTGGGGGGATTTGTGATTTCTCTATAACTTAAAATTTTTAAGTTGCCAAGTTACTTATCAGAATTTCACTCATGAGAATCAAAGTTCTGACAGGTAATTACTTTTAAACGATATCTCATCCACGGTTGTAAATAAGTTTATTAGCAAAATTATGTGATATTTCTCTAGCCACACCACTAATGTAACTGTTAATACTGTACTTAATCGGGTATTGTAATTTTGACAAATTTTTTACACGATTATCTATAAATCTTACATTCCTAATTTTATATG
Encoded proteins:
- a CDS encoding tyrosine-type recombinase/integrase codes for the protein MRPPPPTRLPNKHYRSREYLTPSEVRSLLDAALDRKARYAHRDYTLMLMMFRHGLRVGEAVGAKCGLRWDALMWKERQIFITREKGSDSGVHPLRDDELELLKELREMLPDSKYIFVSERGEVMSTDAVRKLIGRLAAQAGLDIKVHCHMMRHACGYYLVNQGYNTREIQDFLGHRDIKHTEKYTKLNARRFLNFDWGDL